Proteins encoded by one window of Mercenaria mercenaria strain notata chromosome 4, MADL_Memer_1, whole genome shotgun sequence:
- the LOC123552765 gene encoding uncharacterized protein LOC123552765, protein MSNTKPKALTSTSKEIVNNVANYFVKEAKEPSNIPQYSFLQRTAEATGISSRTISRIRKEFKDSGSLTSPKRTSPKELKTVDDFDRCAIRNKIYEFYTVRHELPTLTNLHEALKEDIDFIGSKSLLRKIIRELGFRWKRTNSQRKVLVEKQSVVELRLKYYAKKKQLEEAGYDFVYIDETWVDTSHTAKYCWQAPGMDGVTTPVSKGQRLIIVHGGSNEGFVPGALLIYKASSSSGDYHHEMNGENFCKWMQEKLLPNIKKKSAIVMDNASYHSVQSSKCPNSSTRKADIQKWLTEHNIQYDPALLRPQLLALAKMNKPEPAYVIDAIVRGYGHEVLRLPPYHPDLNPIELIWSQVKSIIASRNLTYRSADLVQIANSAFEEIGADRWRRACVHAQKTEISYRETDIVVDVAMDNLVIDLAEDSDSDETESASEGED, encoded by the exons ATGTCGAACACAAAACCTAAAGCTTTGACTTCAACATCGAAAGAGATAGTTAACAACGTTGCTAACTACTTCGTGAAAGAAGCGAAAGAACCATCTAACATACCGCAATACTCGTTCTTACAAAGGACAGCGGAGGCAACAGGTATTAGTAGCAGAACTATCAGCAGGATCCGTAAAGAATTTAAAGACTCGGGCTCCCTGACATCGCCGAAGCGGACATCCCCTAAGGAACTGAAGACGGTCGATGATTTTGACAGATGTGCCATACGCAATAAGATTTATGAATTTTACACAGTTAGGCACGAACTTCCAACTTTAACGAACTTGCACGAAGCTTTGAAGGAAGACATTGACTTTATCGGCAGTAAAAGTTTGTTAAGAAAGATTATCAGGGAACTTGGATTTAGATGGAAGAGAACGAACAGTCAGAGAAAGGTGTTAGTGGAAAAGCAAAGTGTGGTGGAGTTACGGCTGAAGTATTACGCGAAGAAGAAACAACTTGAAGAAGCTGGCTATGACTTCGTTTACATTGATGAGACTTGGGTAGACACAAGTCATACAGCTAAGTATTGCTGGCAGGCACCCGGCATGGATGGTGTTACAACACCTGTGAGCAAGGGGCAAAGACTGATTATTGTGCACGGTGGTTCAAATGAGGGTTTTGTTCCAGGGGCGCTTCTTATCTATAAAGCGTCTAGCTCTTCTGGAGACTATCATCATGAAATGAATGGGGAAAATTTTTGTAAATGGATGCAAGAAAAATTGTtaccaaatattaaaaagaaGAGTGCGATTGTTATGGACAATGCATCTTATCACTCCGTTCAGTCCAGCAAATGTCCTAATTCTTCCACTCGGAAAGCAGATATACAG AAATGGTTGACGGAGCACAATATACAGTATGATCCAGCCTTGCTTAGACCCCAGCTCCTGGCACTAGCTAAAATGAATAAACCCGAGCCAGCATATGTCATTGATGCCATTGTCAGAGGATATGGGCATGAAGTTCTAAGATTGCCGCCGTATCATCCGGACCTTAACCCTATTGAACTGATATGGAGTCAGGTGAAGAGCATCATCGCATCCAGAAACCTTACATATAGGTCTGCTGACCTTGTTCAAATAGCAAATTCGGCATTTGAAGAGATAGGGGCTGATCGCTGGAGGAGAGCCTGTGTCCATGCtcaaaaaacagaaatatcttaTAGGGAGACAGATATTGTTGTTGATGTTGCGATGGACAATCTGGTCATTGACTTAGCTGAGGACAGTGATAGTGACGAAACCGAGAGTGCTAGCGAGGGAGAAGATTAG